TAATGCATTACAAAAAAGTTGTCAGAACAAGGGCGAAAGGCTgtgtttgctttgttttcaaaatgtagaTCTATGCAAATGAATTTTGTTActcttttaaatttatttgatacatatgttAACAGTGTATTAAGTTATGCATCGGAAGTCTGGGGCGGCTGTAAAGCTCCAGATATTGAAAAGATACAGCTTGAATTCTGTAAAAAGGTATTACATGTTAAAAAATCGACATGCAATGTAATGGTTTATTTTGAACTTGGGCGTTTTCCTTTTTTTACACCAGAAAGTATCGAATGATAAAATACTGGttgaaaattataaattctAATAACTGTATTTAAAAAACTGCctataatgttttattgaatttacCAAAATCGAACAATGTATTTAATTGGGTAGAATGTGTTAAAGATATATTGTACAGTCATGGTTTTGGTGATGTTTGGGTAAACCAGCATAAAGTTGTTCCttcaaatattttaccaataatcaaacaaagaattaatgatATAGCTTTTCAAGAGTTGTCATCTATATTAGAAAACTCTTCTAAGTGCTATTTATATCGTCACCTGGTGAATCAAGTTGTTTTACAAACTTATTTGACAAAGTATATCCCAAACAAAAATCGTAttgtattgacaaaaataaggtTATCGGTACATAACTTGTGCATTGAATCTGGACGTTTTTCAATTTAGATAGAAGTGAGCGTGTTTGTAAGTTTTGTGACCCTCATCGTGATATTGAggacgaatatcattttattcttatttgtcCAATTTATCAAGATAttagaaagaaatttataaaaagacattattgggaaaaaccatctgtatttaaattaacCAAACTTTTGAGTActacaaatataaaagaattaaatctacttagtaaatatatttataatgcaaCTATTTTGAGAAAGTCATTAATGTAATGCTTTGTCCATTCTCCACTTATCCTGTATGTATGctaattgtattttgatattattctttgtaaaaagcaaataaattgaaaaactTAATGCgaataaagaatttgaatttgagTTTAGAtattttccgctgagctgcctccaattttactatgattaagtccaggggtgtagagatcgtaagtgatcgaaacccctggagtatcgaggatgagatGCTAGATACACACACTTTCAAAGTAGGGTAACTCTGCGAAGTCTATTGGTGCCAaattagatataaaaaaatataaaaaaaaatgtattgtgaTTCAACGCAATACATATACTCCCTTGTTAAGATGCAAGCTATAATAAGTGGCATTCTACTGCCTCAATGTCATGGCCATGCGGATGTATGTTTCTGGTTAGACGTTTAAAGATCTTCACGTATTTAAACCAAATCGCCATGAAGAACAGAATTGGACCGAACGGCGTTAAGGCAGTAGAATGCTACTTGTTTAAGCTActaataaataaatgaccttgatctaatGTCAAGGTTCCAAGGGTCAAATTTGCTGACATTTTTGAATTTCTTAGTAGAATAGCGTGCGGAGACGACGATTTGTCAAAGATAGttaatgaatgaccttgaccttctttcaaggttaAAGAGGTCAAACTGTGCTAACCAGGAGACGAGCTCTATAGTGTTTTCAAACAACAAGCGTAAAATGTTCAGTCTGCTTGGTAacactgtttttgttttttaaatctaATTTTGGATTAACAACATACCAAATTCACCATTAGTTGTCTACTTAATGACTAAAAAAACATTATCGAAGTacgttatttatttatttaataacttAAACAACCGAGATAGAACAATATCCATTATTATAATAAGATAGCAAttatatattaggaaaaaaGTAAATAACATGTTGAAGGACACCCACCAGACGAAAAAACCTGTAGCTATAatacaaatgttcatttaaaacaCGTACTATAACTGTAGCTATAatacaaatgttcatttaaaacaCGTACGATAACTGTAGCTATAatacaaatgttcatttaaaacaCGTACGATAACTGTAGCTATAatacaaatgttcatttaaaacaCGTACGATAACTGTAGCTATAatacaaatgttcatttaaaacaCGTACGATAACTGTAGCTATAatacaaatgttcatttaaaacaCGTACGATAACTGTAGCTATAatacaaatgttcatttaaaacaCGTACGATATTTAAAACACGTACGATAACTGTAGCTATAatacaaatgttcatttaaaacaCGTACGATAACTGTAGCTATAatacaaatgttcatttaaaacaCGTACGATAACTGTAGCTATAatacaaatgttcatttaaaacaCGTACGATAACTGTAGCTATAatacaaatgttcatttaaaacaCGTACGATAACTGTAGCTATAatacaaatgttcatttaaaacaCGTACGATAACTGTAGCTATAatacaaatgttcatttaaaacaCGTACGATAACTGTAGCTGTAAAACAATGTTCATTTAAAACACCTACAATAACTGTAgctataaaacaaattttcatttaaaacacgTACGATAACTGTAGCTATAAAAcagattttcatttaaaacaccTACAATAACTGTACACATCGAAGGAAGTCCGAGTTGATGTGTGATGTGTTTAATATTTGCACTGTTCCGTATACTCATGACTTTGATtggatatgagagaaaaatgtcAACCAATCCCGACGAATGTGGCTAGTATTGTCTAAGTACTAACGTCCCTGGTGGGTATGGACCAGCGGCTGCTGGCTATAAGATGACGAGTTGGACATCTggaaaaatacaacaaataccACAATTTataaaacacatacattgtatcacaatttataccacacatacattgtatcacaatttacacaacacatacattgtatcacaatttacacaacacatacatacaaaacatacattgtatcacaatttacacaacacatacatacaacacatacattgtatcacaatttatacaacacatacattgtatcacaatttatacaacacatacattgtatcacaATTTAAACAACACATACGTTGTATCAAtttatacaacacatacattgtatcacaatttacacaacacatacattgtatcacaatttacacaacacatacatacaaaacatacattgtatcacaatttacacaacacatacatacaacacatacattgtatcacaatttatacaacacatacattgtatcacaatttatacaacacatacattgtatcacaatttaaacaacacatacattgtatcaatttatacaacacatacattgtatcacaatttatacaacacatacattttatcacaatttatacaacacatacattgtatcacaatttatacaacacatacattgtatcacaatttatacaacacatacattgtatcacaATTTATACAACACATAAATTGTATCACAatttatacatttcatatatGATGTCTGGTACTCCAGAGTATCTATccgtcataatgtctaagtctggtgtcggggccagagtatctatccgtcataatgtctaagtctggtgtcgtGGCAAGAGTATCTATccgtcataatgtctaagtctggtgtcggggccagagtatctatctgtcataatgtctaagtctggtgtcggggCCTGAGTATcaatctgtcataatgtctaagtctggtgtcggggCCAAAGTATCTATccgtcataatgtctaagtctggtgtcggggccagagtatcCTGGGATGGATATTGAAAATACTCTGAAGAGTCTATTCTATGTATAAAACAGGAAGAAACAGTTCCCCAGCCGTGTACGAACTAACACATATATTGTCGCCATTCAAGTGTGACGAATTGACCGGCTATTCCGGCGAGTCTCACACAACAACTAATCTGTCAACTgcatttaattaataaaataaaactgggAATGAAATATAAGGTATTTAATCTGATTGATAATCTGAGCCCCCTCGCCAGGAGATAGATCAGGCGATATACAGATAAGAGGTCTGCAGATTACTAGCTGGCTCAGGTAACTACAAGTACCtttgtttgtctgtttactGGTGTAATCATGAGCATCAGTAAAATAAAGATAAGTTAAAAAGGATTAGGATCGCGATAtgcaaattaaataatataacttgatttatttttatgtgcATGGAACACTTTTAGACGCTTTTTGTACCGTTTTACTGGAGGGGTTATATCCATCACCGTCCGACAAAACCGATTACTACACTACGACTACACGACTTTATTACTGAGTAGGGTTTATCATCTGGTAAGAAGAAGATTGTGATCAGTTTCCCACGATTATTCTAAAGATATCATCAGTACATTTAAACGAACATTATCCTGTGTGCAATATATCAACTGAACTGATCGACTTCAAATCGCCCTTCACGACACTCTTTTGATGTATGAATATAAAACGCCATAGCTGCCTTAAGACTATAGGTTTTATTGCATCACGCCCCATGTGATAGCATGTGATGCTATAACATGTGGCATAATGCTATAACATGGCGACACGATGCTACCACATGGTAACgtgatgctataacatggtgacatgatgctataacCCGGTGACATGATGCTGTAACCTGGTTACACGATGCTATAACCTTGTGACACGATGCTGTATAATGGTGACACGATAATaaatatggtgacacgatgctgtaacctggtgacatgatgctataacatggtgacacgatgctataacctggtgacacgatgctttaacatggtgacatgatgctataacatgacgacacgatgctataacatgattacatgatgttttaacatggtgacacgatgttTTAATctggtgacatgatgctataacatggtgatatgatgctataacatggtgacatgatgctataacatggtgacacgatgctttaatctggtgacatgatgctataacatggtgacacgatgctataacatggtgacatgatgctttaacatggtgacacgatgctttaatctggtgacatgatgctataacatggtgacacgatgcttaactggtgacacgatgctttaatctggtgacatgatgctataacctggcgacacgatgctataacctGGTGACATAATGCTATAACATGacgacacgatgctataacatgattacatgatgttttaacatggtgacacgatgttTTAATctggtgacatgatgctataacatggtgacacgatgctataacatggtgatatgatgctataacatggtgacatgatgctataacatggtgacacgatgctttaatctggtgacatgatgctataacatggtgacacgatgctataacatggtgacatgatgctataacatggtgacacggtactataacatggtgacacgatgctttaacatggtgacatgatgctataacatggtgacacgatgctataacatggtgacatgatgctataacatggtgacacgatgctataacacggtgctataacacggtgacatgatgctataacatggtgacacgatgctataacatggtgacacgatgctataacatggtgacacgatgctataacatggtgacacgatgctttaatatggtgacacgatgctataacatggtgacacgatgctataacacggtgacatgatgctataacatggtgacacgatgctataacacggtgacatgatgctataacatggtgacacgatgctataacatggtgacacgatgctataacatggtgacacgatgctataatatggtgacacgatgctataacatggtgacacgatgcaataacatggtgacacgatgctataacatggtgacatgatgctataacatggtgacacgatgctataacatggtgacacgatgctataacatggtgacacgatgctataatatggtgacacgatgctataacatggtgacatgatgctataacatggtgacatgatgctataacatggtgacatgatgctataatatggtgacacgatgctataacatggtgacatgatgctataatatggtgacacgatgctataacatggtgacatgatgctataacatggtgacacgatgctataacatggtgacacgatgctataacatggtgacacgatgctataacacggtgacacgatgctataatatggtgacacgatgctgtaatatggtgacacgataataaatatggtgacacgatgctataacacggtgacatgatgctataacatgacgacacgatgctataacacggtgacatgatgctataacatggtgacacgatgctataatatggtgacacgatgctataatatggtgacacgatgctatgatctggtgacatgatgctataacatggtgacatgatgctataacatggtgacatgatgctataacatggtgaaatgatgctataacatggtgacacgatgctataacatggtgacatgatgctataacatggtgacatgatgctataacatggtgacatgatgctataacatggtgaaatgatgctataacatggtgacacgatgctataacatggtgacatgatgctataacatggtgacatgatgctataacatggtgaaatgatgctataacatggtgaaatgatgctataacatgatgacatgatgctataacatgtTGACATTATGCtttaacatggtgacacgatgctagaATACGGTGACgtaatgcaataaaacatctaGTCTTAAGGCAGCTTATGGCGTTCCATATATGGATGCGAACATGTTCTAAATTTGACACTTAAATTTTTGACGCCGATGAATAGTTAATATCGATATTTGATGCCGAGGAATCGTTTATAACGTGACTTGAAGGCGAGGAATTGTTTAAAGCGAGACTTGCCACAAGGGAATCGTTGAATCGGCCTTGAGACACGTTTGTAAGTTGATGTGTCTCGGACAGAAagataaatgttatatatgtgtcgcatggtacatgtacatgtacgtcgTACAGAGAAGGCTTTGGCCGTTTCCCTAGACTCTTCAAAAGCGGATGTGGACCTCAATTCAGATTATGGGTACCATACCAAACTTCATTATTTCTATAATGTATTAGGTATAAAATGCGCTATAGTTACAGTTTGAACAATAGGATGTGTCAATAACGTTTACTTACACCAGTAGACAGGGATCACGGACTGTGCGTATTAATccaataatttgtttacatcCCTATACACATTTCAACTATTATCCTCTCCTCACAatgtcaatatttcatttaaaacgaGGCTTTATTGAATCAGAACGTGCCCACGAGTAGCCCCTATTGAGGTAATCCAATAACCTGTTTAATTGTTAGAACAGGTGCTGCCATTTTGTTGATCCTGCTAATTGATGTGTTACACTTACACTATAGACTGTTTAATATGTCCATGCAAAGTTTGGCTTTTAAAGTTCATCCgcaaatacaatattatgtaCAAAACGTCGTCACTTCTGCTCTTCTGGCTTTGTTTGTTACACCAATTGCGTGTCGGATACAAAAAAACAAGAGAGAAAATATTCACCTCAAGGACCTAACAAAAACTGGAAGTCATTTGATGAAAGTTCACTATTCAACAGTTCACCGCCAGCAACACCGGTACCATGTCACTGGTTCGCGTTACTTGGAATATTGGTGGAAAATTCTATCACATAAAAATCTCATATCTTTCTTACACCGATCCCACACGAGACCCATTCTAACTCGACCCTCATCCCGCCCTATGAACCCGATTCTAAATCCGACATTCTGTCCGAGCCAGCAATATTATTACTGTGGTGTATATCTTGACAATTACACAGACTCTATTGATTGAAAGACAACACTTACCTGTTGCTATCGATAACGTCACGCCTGGACCATCGGAAGGGGGATGCTTGCTTCCCGGAACAGCGTCATCTTCCCGTCACGTGTTAGGTCAAACTTTTCGCGTCTTTTCATAGCACTCATCCGGGTGTTTTGTTCGAATAGTCTTTTCACGATGTTATCTACCTCTGTTTTCGGTAGTTTACGATAGCTGGAATATTTGTCCGACTTATCCTCCTCGATCACGTCCTCCTTACACCTCAGTAGGTTAATGTTCTCGTCTGACACGCCGACGCGAGCAATGGTCGGCTTCATCAGTCTCGTTACCACGTGATTCACAGAGTGTCGAGAGAAATTCCGAAGAGCTGGCGCCTTTGGAACCAGGTGTCTCCCGTCTGTTACAAATTCTGTggattttaagatatttttcttTAAGTCTGAGTTTTCCCTGCTGATCCGTAACATGTCGAAGTTTGGATAGTCCCCACTGCCTCTGTACTTCATGGCGATAGGATAACCGCTATACATGTACCGAACATCATTGTTCAGGAtgtatttgtgtgtgatatgaAACTCTCCCATGCTGGTATGAAGTCAGTTCCAATAAAACCTTTAAAGTGAAAAAGCTTTAAACAACAGGTGGTAACGTTCAAAAGTCCGTACTTTTATGGCGTTAGATGCAACAGGGCACCTTCACGAACAAGCAGTCTCCGATGGCGCTACAGAACACAGCGTCACAGAGACGTACAGTGTAGTCCACCCTCGGCGCTGGTCGCTCCAACTGTTGGGTAGCTACCGTGTGTCCACATATAAACCTAGTGTGTATTGGGTCTACCTCACGCGCTGTCGGGATACAACGTGTCCTGTATTAGGTGTGAAATAAACTGACATCATGTATAAACAGTCGTGTGATTTAACAGCGTTGGAGAGCTAGGACGACTTGTTGTCCGTCACTAAGATTACATGTAAGACAAGAAGATTTCTGTCTCTATCTGTAAATCAACCAATTGCAACACATATTAGAAAATGTCCAACATTTTCTCATCGTTAGTTTCCAGGTTCAAGTTtgcttggttttttttatacatatcacagtttatattaaagggacaattcagtctaagagaacattaaaatttgtacatatttcggaaaaaacccagttctaatggaaattagattattcggttttactgtgatatgcctgaaaagcccatggttgtgacatgtgtgtagatgttcaaactcgctcgctgtccgccattacacattgtggtcgaacttcttgtatgccgaaccctgtcccttgctcgtagagtaatgcaacttttgtctagaactgctcaaatcgctctgacagtagtgtgtttaccttattaggtgaattgtcttgcctaaaaaccatttcatcaccttctcagtggttatgtagtttatttgcttaacgtgcgtgactttggctcatgCATGGGTACAGCGGCCATATTGTAcctacttaatcgtattgatcaatgatttgatatttcaacgatattaattgaaatactaaacaatgatgtggaatttgtcaatattttatgttatatgtttcataagaaatgtagaacaatacatttatgccattatgccatattttgcttcttggttatgtaaaagaattagcctgagcgaattgtccctttaaatgtaCAACCAATTTAAATGATGGTTTAAAAAACAATGTCTGAAGTCTAGCAGACGTCTACCCTGATAGGTTATCGTGATTATGTGTTGGTATTAGCATTTGGTTGGGTGAGTAAAACAGTAGAGACAACAGACGGTCAGTGTTCCATTGGGTATATGGTAATATTATGTAATCAGCGTGATTGTTTGACGTCCTCTTCATGTGTTGGTGGTGAAGCCGGAGTGACCGGGGTAAATCTATCGACCTACAGCCATGATCAGTAACTGGTATCTGTGTTACACAGGTAACAGGGTGAGGTGCAGGGACGAACACATTATGACTTGTTACTCGGTTAAAATCTCCATGGTTTACAACCTACAGAAATTAAATCATAACAAATCACACTTGACGTAGCAATATCACGTGACCAGAACAATGTAATGGTCACAAACAGAACCAAAACAACCAATATATGCGAAGTAGAAACAACTCATTTAATCCAATTACTGACAACATTGAAAGTATCTGTTTTTTCTACTTAAGACGTCTACAGAAAGTGAAATCCCTGTTAATCCTGACTTTGATTGAGTATTTGTCCGGATTTTGTGTCTGTTATATTAGTACCTGTAAATCTCTGTTTACCATATGGTGATCAACCACAACATGACGTCGACACTTAATCCCGAGAATTTCTTgtgtaaagagacagttctCCCGAGGTGTTCCGTGTAATCCACTTGAGACGCGCCCTGTTACGCCATAGTAGTGATGACAGGTGACCATGATACACCAAGTAGTTATATATAGGGGGGGGGCACTATGTTGGATGATAGTTCCGaagttttacttttttttcttacatCAGAATAAATCACAACTGATAAGCACACCATAATACCTCAGGAAATCCCTAAAACTAGACAACTCTGAAGTGGTTCACCCTGGTACACAGTTGTTATGTCATTTCTACACACAGCTGTAATGTAAAGTCGGTCATGTCATTAAATATTAGTATTAATGAATAATCTGGTGTTGGTTGTAGCGATTTTTTATATAGCTTACggattaattttatttatttttgtaggtACAAATCTGTGAACGTAAATGTTGTGTGACGTCTTTGTTTCAATATCAACACAATGACCTAGATCTATATTACGAGCGCGTTAACATTAAGATACATtcattacatgtacagtttCAGAAATCATATAAGTAGTAAAATAGTCTACCAGGACATTGGAGGATTGTTAAGTTTgtaattgtgacatcatcatgCTGTAAAACTTGTTAAGTTGCATTGATGTCGATTTTATATGGAAACCTATTAAGATAAGATATTAAGATGTTGGTTAGTAGTCTTATATAATGATTCCAACGTAAAACATTCCTTTGGTTCTCACTACCCAAGACAA
This genomic window from Argopecten irradians isolate NY chromosome 4, Ai_NY, whole genome shotgun sequence contains:
- the LOC138321955 gene encoding uncharacterized protein; its protein translation is MGEFHITHKYILNNDVRYMYSGYPIAMKYRGSGDYPNFDMLRISRENSDLKKNILKSTEFVTDGRHLVPKAPALRNFSRHSVNHVVTRLMKPTIARVGVSDENINLLRCKEDVIEEDKSDKYSSYRKLPKTEVDNIVKRLFEQNTRMSAMKRREKFDLTRDGKMTLFREASIPLPMVQA